Sequence from the Nocardia cyriacigeorgica GUH-2 genome:
GAGTTGCGTGCCGATATCGCCGACCCACACCGATCGACGGCCGCCGCCCAATGGGCGGTCACTGTCACCGCCCTGTGGCAGCGGCTCACCACCGCGCTCGGCCCGCCGGAACTGATCCGGCCCCCCGAGCCCGAGCCGGTCGCGCTGCCGGAGCTGCTCGCCCGGCGCCGGAACCGGGCCGGTGCCGCCTCATGACAGCGACCGGATCGCCGCGCGCACTGGCCGACCTCCAGGACTTCTCGGCCGATCCGTTCACGACGATGGACCGGCTGTACCGTGAGAACGGAGCGATCTCCGAACTCGGAGCGGGGCCGATGCGTTGCCGAGTCGCCCTCGGCGCCGAGGCGAGCGCGTTCATCCTCGCCAACAGCGACCTGTTCAGCTGGGAAGCGGCCTTCACCGCGCTGGCTCCGCTGACCGGACCGTCCGCCCTGCTGGTCACCGACGGTGAGCGTCACCGCAGACTGCGCCGCCTGGTCACCCCGGCACTGACCGCGCGCCGGGTGGAGCGCCACCTCGGCACCGTCACCCGCCATATCGAGGACGCGATGGCGGGCTGGGCGCCCGGCGATATCGTCGACCTCTACCCGCCGCTGCGCCGGGCCACCCGCGCCGCGACCCTGGAGAGCCTGTTCGGCGCGGCCGCCGTCGACCGGTCCGAGGGGCTGGACGATTGGCTGCACGATATCCACCGCGCCATCGACACCGACGTGGTCGGCGGCGGCATCGACCGCGGGTCCGGTTCGCGGGTCTGGCGGCGGGCGCTGCTGGCCCGTTCCTCGGTGCACCGCTGGGTGGTCGCGGAGATCCGGCGGCGCGGCGAACGGAACACACCGGGGGACGACGTGCTCGGCGTCCTGCTGCGCGGCATCGAGGGCGATCGGCTCACCGCCGACGAGATCACCGATCAGCTGGTCAGTCTGCTCGAGGCCGGTGCCGAGACGACGGCGGCGCAGCTGTCCTGGCTGCTCTACTGCACGCTGAGCGATCGCGAGCGCTGGGCCCGGGCCGCCGCCGGGCTCGACCCCGCCGCGCTCGACCATCACGTCTCGGAGGCGATGCGGCTGTATCCCGCCACGGCTGTCATCTCCCGGAAGGTCGCCACCGGATTCACCCTCGCCGGAACCGATTTCGCACCCGGCGATCTGCTGATCTTCAGCCCGTTCCACACGCACCGCCTGGCGAGCCTGTGGCCGGATCCGGAACGCTTCGACCCGGGCAGATGGGATCCCGGCTGCGATCGATACCGCCGTCCCGCGCCACACGAGTTCCTGCCGTTCGGCGTCGGACCGCACCGCTGCATCGGCGCCAATTTCGCCACCATGGCGATCAAGGTCGCCTTCACGACCATCGCGGGACGGATCGACGCGCAGCCGCTGACCACCGACGCGCGTCCCGCGGGGCTGATCGGTATGCATCCCGCGGACGGAATCACCGTGCGCATCACCGCGAAACGATGAGCTGGTGGGTACCCGTTCCCGGGTACCCACCCGGTTCAGCGGCGGGCGCGCAGCACCCCGGCCTGCGCGGTCAGCTGCTCGCCGGCCAGTCCGGTTTCCTCGGCCAGATCGTCGATGCCGAAGGTGTGCCACTCGCTGACATTGCGCACCGTCCGCGGCGGCGCAGCGGCACCGGTGATCTGCCAGGTCGAGGTCATCCGGATGAGGTCGCCGCCGATCGGCTCGGCCTCGAGAGTGCCTTCGTAGGTCAGGTCGCCGATCTGCTCGCGCCCCAACGGCATCGACGGCAGTACGGTGGGCCGCGCTACCGGCAGCAGTTCGACCAGCACCGGAGCGCCGGGAGCCAACCGGGGCAGCACCCGATCCCACAGCGCGCGGCGGTCGTCGGCGCCGATATGGCCGAGCACGCCGAACAGGATCAGCGCCGAGATCGACTCGGGCAGCCGCATCGATTCCGCGCGTTCGGCGACGATGGTGACCCGGCGCCGCAGGTCCGCGTCGGCGAGCACATCGTGGGTCAGCACCGCGCGCATCGCCGGGGCCGGCTCGCTCGCCAGGATCTTCGCGGTGGGCAGCACGTCGGCGACCACCCGGCAGGTGCGCCCGGTGCCCGCCCCGATGTCGACGACCGTGCCCGCGTCCGGATCGACCTCCGCCAGGATTTTCCGTAGCGCCGCTTCGCCTTCCGCGTGCGCACGGGGCACGAGGTCGTAGAACTCGGCAACGGGTGAATAGAAGTCGTCCATGCGCATCTCCTGTGTCGCTGACGGGCATCGCTCCCGGTTAATGAAAAAGATTATCATTATGCTTAGTTCACCGGTTCCGCCGAACGGCGCGATCTCCGGCACTTCCCTGTCGGGACGCGACGGGTTCCCGGCAGTAGTCGAGGATCCCCACGCGAGACTCGGCGCAGTTATGCTGACCCAGAAAAAAATACGCGTGTGTAAATTCGGATCGGGTTGTGGTGAGGCAGATGTCGCAGACCAGCAAACCGGCCGCCGTGCTGGCGACCGTGGTGATCGTGCAGTTCATGGTGTCGCTGGATCTGTCGGTGGTGAACGTCGCGCTACCCGCCATCCAGGCCGAGTTCGCCCTTCCGGCCACCACGTTGCAGTGGGTCGTCAACGCCTACGCCGTCGTCTTCGGCGGGTTCCTGCTACTCGGCGGGCGGCTCGGTGACGTGATCGGCCGCCGCCGCACCATGATCGCGGGACTCGTGCTGTTCGGCAGCGCCAGCCTCGTGGGCGGTCTGGCCACCCACGAATCGCTGCTCATCGGCGCGCGTGCGGTGCAGGGCCTCGGCGCCGCCGCACTGTCGCCGCTGTCGCTGGCGCTGATCACCGTGACATTCGAGGAGGGACAGGCCCGGACCAAGGCCGTCGGACTGTGGGCCGCGGCGACCATGCTCGGCGGCGCCCTCGGCGTCGTCGCCAGCGGGCTGCTCACCGATTTCGCGGACTGGCGCTGGGTGCTGCTGATCAATGTGCCGATCGTGCTCGCCGCACTCGCCACCGCCGTGCGGGGCATCGGTGGAGCTGTCGAGCAGCAGCGGCCGCGGCTCGACGTCGTCGGCGCCGTGCTGGTCACCGCATCGATGCTGCTGCTGATCTTCGGCGTGGTGCGCACCGACCAGCACGGCTGGGCCTCCGCCGTCACAGCCGTCACGCTCGGCGCCGGTGCACTGCTGCTGGCCGCGTTCGTCGCCGTGGAACTGCGGGTCCGCGACCCGCTCATGCGTCTGGGCCTGCTCGCGCACGGCAGCGTGGCGGGCGCCAACGTCTTCGGCTTCATGATCACCGCGGGCCAGCTGACCGCCTTCTATTTCGTGTCGCTGCATATGCAGTCGGTATTGCAGTACTCGCCCGCGACCGCGGGTGTGTGCTTCGTCCCGTTCGCGCTCGGCGCCGTGGCGGGCATGCGTCTGGTCGCGCCGCTCGTGGACCGGTTCGGCCACCGCGCGGCGCTGGTGACCGGCGGCCTTCTCGGCGCTGTCGGCATCGCCTGGTTCGGCGCGGGCGGACCGGGCGGCACCTTCCTCACCGACATTCTCGGCCCCTCGATCGTGGCCAGTATCGGCATCGGCATCAGCTTTGTGGTCATGGGAACCATCGCGATGCGCGGAGTGTCCGCCGAGGAAGCCGGCATGGCCTCCGGTTTGCTGAACAGCTCCCGTCAGCTCGGCGGCGCCCTCGGCCTCGCGGTGCTCACCACCGTGGCCGCCACCGTCACCGGCGCCGACCACACGCCCGCCGGGCTCAGCGACGGCTACTCCACCGCGTTCCTCCTCGGCGGTGCGCTGATCGCGGCCGGAACGGTGATTGCGGGGCTACTCGTCTCCCGGACGGCGGCCGAGCCGTCCGACGCGAAGGCCCCGGTGCAGGGGTGAGATCCGGCCGCGCCTACCGTGTGCGCACCACCGTCGAGATCGCGAGTCCGCGCGGCAGCTGTCCGGCCTTGCTCACGGAATGGCGGCGATACAGAGCGCGAGGTGGTCGCGCAGGTGCCCTTGTTCTTCGGCGGACAGCGGGGAGAACATCTGCCGTTCGACCGCCCGTACGGCCGCGCTGGCAGCGTGCAGCTTTTCTCGCCCGGACCTCGTGAGCTGGGTGGGCAGCACTCGGCCGTGCGGGGCCCGCCCGGGGCGGGTGAGCAGGCCGCGGTCTTGTAGCCCGCGCAGAACGAGGTTCATCGATTGGCGGGTGACGAACGCGCCGCGGGCGAGTGTTGACATACCGAGGGCGGTCGTCCACCCGAAAGAGTCCGGTCCGGCTTCGGCTCTATATCCACGACGGCAAGGAACACCGATGGCTGAGGCGCGCAATAAGGCGGACGATATCGACGACATCAATCGGCGGATTGGCAGCAGGAATACACGACCCGCGACGATCTCCGACAGCCACCTCGAAATTCTCGGCAAGAAGGGCTTCGCGCATCTCGCGTCTCTCGGCCCGGACGGTGAGCCGCAGTCACATCCGGTGTGGTTCGACTTCGACGCCGCCCACGGGCGGCTGCTCGTCTCGACCGGCACCGACCGGCAGAAGTACCGCAATATCCAGCGGGATCCGCGGGTTTCGGTATCGATCCTCGATCCCGACGACCCCTATCGCTACCTGGAAGTCCGCGGCCGCGTCGTCGAGATCGAGCCGGATCCGGGAAAGGACTTCCTGGATCAGCTGGCGCGCAAGTACCTGGATCTGGACACCTACCCCTACGAGCAGAGGCGGAATGTGCAGCGGGTGATCCTCCATATCCAGCCCGATCACGTCGTTGCCTGACCGGGCCAGCCCTCCCAGGCTCCCTTCTGGTACCGCCCGCGTGGCATGATCACCCGCTCGGTGTGCCGATCACAGGTACCGGACCCCGTCGAGAGGCCCCCTGCTGCTTGTGCGTTCGGTCCGGCTGGCGCGCAGTGAGTCTCGTCATGACCGGTGGGTCCTCACGCTGCGGCCGAAAACCCGGCCCGCTAGCTTGGTCTGCGACATCTAGATCATTTCAGGGGATGACACTGCTCATCCGCCGGTAGAGGGGAAATCGTGCGCGTCCTGCTAGTTGCCAGTGCCTTCAATAGTCTTACCCAGCGCGTTCACACCGAACTGCGTGCGCGTGGCCACCGGGTGGGGGTCGAATTGGCGCTCGGCGATGATCTGCTGCGGGCGCGGGTGGCGCACTTCCGGCCCGAGCTGATCGTGGCGCCGATGCTCACCACGGCGATTCCGGAGGACATCTGGACCGAGCACACCGTGCTGATCGTGCATCCCGGGCCCAAGGGCGACCGCGGGCCTTCCTCGCTGGACTGGGCGATCGCCACCGGTGCGCGGGAGTGGGGCGTGACCGTCCTGCAGGCGGTCGAGGAGATGGACGCGGGCCCGATCTGGGCGTCGGTGCCGTTCGAGGTGGCCGCCTGCGGCAAGAGCGAGCTGTACCGCAACGAGGTGTCCGATGCGGCCGTGGCGGCGGTGCTGCTGGCGGTGCAGCGCTTCGCGGACGGCACATTCGAGCCCGAGCCGCTGGACTACAGCCGGCCGGACGTGCAAGGCCAGTTGCGGCCGTATCACTCGCAGCAGTACCGCCGCATCGACTGGTCCGCCGACTCGACCGTTGAGGTGCTGCGCAAACTGCGAGCGGCCGACTCCCAGCCGGGCGTGCTGGACGAATTGTTCGGCCGGGAGTATTTCGTGCACGGCGGCCACAACGAGGACCAGCTGCGCGGTGCGCCGGGTGCGGTGATCGCCACCCGCGACGGCGCGATCTGCCGGGCCACCGTCGACGGTGCGGTGTGGCTGCCGCAGCTGCGGCCCCGCCGGGTTCCCGGTGGTCCGGCGACGTTCAAGCAGCCGGCGGTCGACGCCTTGGGCGCAGATCTGCCGGAGGTCCCCGAGGTGCCGGTGACGCCGGCCGAGGCAGCGATCCGCGACACCTGGTCCGAACTGCGCTACCGCGAGGACGGCTCGGTCGGCTACCTGGAGTTCGCCTACAGCGGCGGCGCAATGAGCACCCGCCAGTGCGAGCGGTTGCTGGCCGCCTACCGGGACGCCTGCGCGCGGCCGACCGGCGTGCTGGTTCTCGGACCCGCCCGGGACTTCTTCTCCAACGGCATCCACCTCAACGTCATCGAGGCGGCCGCGGATCCGGCGCTGGAGTCCTGGCACAACATCAACGCGATGAACGATCTGGTCGAGGCGATCCTGACCACCACCGACAAGATCGTCATCTCGGCGCTGGCCGGCAATGCCGCGGCCGGCGGGGTGATGCTGGCGCTGGCCGCCGACGAGGTGTGGTGCCGGGAATCGGTGGTGCTCAACCCGCACTACCGGCTGATGGGGCTCTACGGCTCGGAGTACTGGACCTACTCGCTGCCGCGCCGGGTCGGCGAGACCGAGGCCGCCCGGCTCACCCGGGAGACGTTGCCGGTGGGTGCCCGCGCCGCCGCCGAGATCGGACTGGTCGACCGGGTCGCTCCGGGCAGCACCACGGCCTTCCGCGACTGGGTGCGCCGCGAAGCCGCCGCCCTGGCCGATTCGCCGGAGCTGGAGGCCCGGCTGGTCGCCAAGAAGCAGCGCCGCGAGGCCGATGAGATGAGCAAACCGCTGGCCGACTACCGGGCCGAGGAGCTGACCGAAATGCGCCGCAACTTCTACGGTGAGGGCGAGCCCTACCACCGGCTGCGGCGCGAGTTCGTCTACGGCGCGGTTCCCGCCGCTACACCGGCGTATCTGCTCAGCTGACCGGCCCGGGCGCCCGATGGCGCAGAGGAGACACCGATTGGCGACGCCCAGCACATTCGTGGTGAACTTCTCATCTTGAAATCCTCATTTCGGTGGTTCGCACACTCGTGCACCCGATCGCGGATCGGAAATCGACTAGCTACATCGGAGTAGACGTGCATCTCGAGCACTTCAGCAATGGGTGGGTAACCCCTGCCCTGGCGTATTTCATGTCTTTCATCGGTTCGGTCCTCGGCCTGCGCTGTGCCGCGCACGCCCGTACCGCGAAGTCGCCGGCCGGGTGGCTGGTCGCGGCGGCGGTGGCCCTCGGCGGCGCCGGTATCTGGGTCATGCACTTCACGGCGATGCTCGGGTTCGCCATCGACGGCGTGGACATCCGCTACGACGTGCCGTTGACGCTGTTCAGCGCCGCCATCGCGGTGGTCGTGGTGCTGATCGGGCTGGCGATCGTGGTGCGCGGGCACCGGGAGGTGATCGCGCTGCCGCTGGGCGGTGCGATCACCGGTTTCGGCGTCGCGGCGATGCACTACCTGGGTATGGCCGCGATGAACACCGGCGCCGCGATGGAATACGACGCCGGTCTGGTGGCGCTGTCCATCGCCATTGCGGTCGTCGCGGCGACCGCGGCGTTCTGGTTCATGGTGCACGTGCGTGGCTGGGCCAACACGGTCGGCGCCGCGGTCATCATGGGCTTGGCGGTCTGCGGTATGCACTACACCGGCATGATGGCGATGAGCGCCCACCACGGTGACCACCAGGGGACACCGGAGGGCCTGGCGCCGGTGGATCTGCTGACGCCGCTGATCACGACCGTCGCGCTGGTCGTCGTCGGTCTGGTCGTGCTGGTCGGCGTGGCCGAACTGGAGGTCCGCAGTACGGCCGCCGCGGCCGCGTCGCTGGAAGCCGAACGTCCCGTGGCCAGCACCTTGGCCAGCACCGATCCCGCGACCCTGGTGAGCAGCGGACGGGAATGGCCGCGGCAGATGGTCGACAACTGACCCGCCCGGATCAGGGCAGTGGCTGGGCGTCGCGCTGTCCGAGCAGGGCGGCCATCACCCCCGATTCCTGGGACTGGGCGTGGATCATCGACCGGGCGGTTTCCTTGACCGGCCCGGATTCGATGAGTTGATCGGCGGCTTGCGCCATGGCCACCCCGCCCTGGTGGTGGCGCAACATGAGTTGCAGGAACAGGATCTCCGCGGCGCGCCCCCGGGCGGTGGCCAAGGCGTCGAGTTCGGCCATGGTCGCCATGCCCGGCATGGTGTGGCCGGTGGTTTCCGCGGCGGGCGCCGAACCGGCGTGGTGATGGTCCGGTTCGGTGCCCGCTCCGTGCATCCACGCCATCGGCTGCGGTGACAGCGGCGAGGCGTTGGCCAGCCGCAGCCAGCCCAGCATGGTCCCGATCTCCAGGCGCTGGGTGTCGGCCATCTGCTGAGCCAGCCGGGTCACGGCCGGATCGACCGTTGGATCGAGCCGCTGCACCATGAGCAGCGCCTGCTGATGGTGGGCGGTCATGTCTTGGACGAAGCCGATCTCGACTGCGTTCAGCACCGGATCGGCCGCCCGGTCGTCATCGATGAACAGCGGACGTAGCG
This genomic interval carries:
- a CDS encoding MHYT domain-containing protein, whose protein sequence is MSFIGSVLGLRCAAHARTAKSPAGWLVAAAVALGGAGIWVMHFTAMLGFAIDGVDIRYDVPLTLFSAAIAVVVVLIGLAIVVRGHREVIALPLGGAITGFGVAAMHYLGMAAMNTGAAMEYDAGLVALSIAIAVVAATAAFWFMVHVRGWANTVGAAVIMGLAVCGMHYTGMMAMSAHHGDHQGTPEGLAPVDLLTPLITTVALVVVGLVVLVGVAELEVRSTAAAAASLEAERPVASTLASTDPATLVSSGREWPRQMVDN
- a CDS encoding PPOX class F420-dependent oxidoreductase, which translates into the protein MAEARNKADDIDDINRRIGSRNTRPATISDSHLEILGKKGFAHLASLGPDGEPQSHPVWFDFDAAHGRLLVSTGTDRQKYRNIQRDPRVSVSILDPDDPYRYLEVRGRVVEIEPDPGKDFLDQLARKYLDLDTYPYEQRRNVQRVILHIQPDHVVA
- a CDS encoding enoyl-CoA hydratase-related protein produces the protein MGVELALGDDLLRARVAHFRPELIVAPMLTTAIPEDIWTEHTVLIVHPGPKGDRGPSSLDWAIATGAREWGVTVLQAVEEMDAGPIWASVPFEVAACGKSELYRNEVSDAAVAAVLLAVQRFADGTFEPEPLDYSRPDVQGQLRPYHSQQYRRIDWSADSTVEVLRKLRAADSQPGVLDELFGREYFVHGGHNEDQLRGAPGAVIATRDGAICRATVDGAVWLPQLRPRRVPGGPATFKQPAVDALGADLPEVPEVPVTPAEAAIRDTWSELRYREDGSVGYLEFAYSGGAMSTRQCERLLAAYRDACARPTGVLVLGPARDFFSNGIHLNVIEAAADPALESWHNINAMNDLVEAILTTTDKIVISALAGNAAAGGVMLALAADEVWCRESVVLNPHYRLMGLYGSEYWTYSLPRRVGETEAARLTRETLPVGARAAAEIGLVDRVAPGSTTAFRDWVRREAAALADSPELEARLVAKKQRREADEMSKPLADYRAEELTEMRRNFYGEGEPYHRLRREFVYGAVPAATPAYLLS
- a CDS encoding MFS transporter, with product MSQTSKPAAVLATVVIVQFMVSLDLSVVNVALPAIQAEFALPATTLQWVVNAYAVVFGGFLLLGGRLGDVIGRRRTMIAGLVLFGSASLVGGLATHESLLIGARAVQGLGAAALSPLSLALITVTFEEGQARTKAVGLWAAATMLGGALGVVASGLLTDFADWRWVLLINVPIVLAALATAVRGIGGAVEQQRPRLDVVGAVLVTASMLLLIFGVVRTDQHGWASAVTAVTLGAGALLLAAFVAVELRVRDPLMRLGLLAHGSVAGANVFGFMITAGQLTAFYFVSLHMQSVLQYSPATAGVCFVPFALGAVAGMRLVAPLVDRFGHRAALVTGGLLGAVGIAWFGAGGPGGTFLTDILGPSIVASIGIGISFVVMGTIAMRGVSAEEAGMASGLLNSSRQLGGALGLAVLTTVAATVTGADHTPAGLSDGYSTAFLLGGALIAAGTVIAGLLVSRTAAEPSDAKAPVQG
- a CDS encoding cytochrome P450, yielding MTATGSPRALADLQDFSADPFTTMDRLYRENGAISELGAGPMRCRVALGAEASAFILANSDLFSWEAAFTALAPLTGPSALLVTDGERHRRLRRLVTPALTARRVERHLGTVTRHIEDAMAGWAPGDIVDLYPPLRRATRAATLESLFGAAAVDRSEGLDDWLHDIHRAIDTDVVGGGIDRGSGSRVWRRALLARSSVHRWVVAEIRRRGERNTPGDDVLGVLLRGIEGDRLTADEITDQLVSLLEAGAETTAAQLSWLLYCTLSDRERWARAAAGLDPAALDHHVSEAMRLYPATAVISRKVATGFTLAGTDFAPGDLLIFSPFHTHRLASLWPDPERFDPGRWDPGCDRYRRPAPHEFLPFGVGPHRCIGANFATMAIKVAFTTIAGRIDAQPLTTDARPAGLIGMHPADGITVRITAKR
- a CDS encoding MarR family winged helix-turn-helix transcriptional regulator, which codes for MSTLARGAFVTRQSMNLVLRGLQDRGLLTRPGRAPHGRVLPTQLTRSGREKLHAASAAVRAVERQMFSPLSAEEQGHLRDHLALCIAAIP
- a CDS encoding class I SAM-dependent methyltransferase — protein: MDDFYSPVAEFYDLVPRAHAEGEAALRKILAEVDPDAGTVVDIGAGTGRTCRVVADVLPTAKILASEPAPAMRAVLTHDVLADADLRRRVTIVAERAESMRLPESISALILFGVLGHIGADDRRALWDRVLPRLAPGAPVLVELLPVARPTVLPSMPLGREQIGDLTYEGTLEAEPIGGDLIRMTSTWQITGAAAPPRTVRNVSEWHTFGIDDLAEETGLAGEQLTAQAGVLRARR
- a CDS encoding DUF305 domain-containing protein, producing MSMPRGMRIAGYAAVAVLLLVIGAALRPLFIDDDRAADPVLNAVEIGFVQDMTAHHQQALLMVQRLDPTVDPAVTRLAQQMADTQRLEIGTMLGWLRLANASPLSPQPMAWMHGAGTEPDHHHAGSAPAAETTGHTMPGMATMAELDALATARGRAAEILFLQLMLRHHQGGVAMAQAADQLIESGPVKETARSMIHAQSQESGVMAALLGQRDAQPLP